One Planctomicrobium piriforme DNA segment encodes these proteins:
- a CDS encoding MGH1-like glycoside hydrolase domain-containing protein → MLDFSMRGAEVKRLAAESRHDADSNWKRWGTYVSERQWGTVREDYSQDGEPWQHFSHDDAIWRAYRWGEDGILGWTDRQCRLCFALAMWNGKDPIIKERLFGLSGPEGNHGEDVKECYYYLDATPTHSYAKGLYKYPQNEFPYRRLVDENRNRSRQQQEFELIDTGIFDKNEYFDVFVEYCKAAPEDILIRITVANRSPKAATLHLLPTFWFRNTWTHKTTYEEEIPRPSLSQVDYESVLADHATLGQYRIYAGSGPRGARPRWIFTENDTNSGRMSSPKVKRPYCKDAFHLYLTEGLKRAINQQPSGTKAAALHVLNVPGNGSVEVCFRMCPEDHRPRQPFDEGFETAFEQRLAEADAFYDFKFGAGLTPDERRVMRQASAGLFWTKQFYFYSIDDWLKRGPQRPPFNKQANLPRNGDWPHLFNRDIISMPDKWEYPWYAAWDSAFHMIPFSHLDIDFAKDQLIMFLREWYMHPNGQIPAYEWNFSDVNPPVHAWACWRTYQRTGPPGQRDRVFLSRVFQKLLLNFTWWVNRKDVRGQHIFTGGFLGLDNIGVFDRSKPLPTGGHLEQADGTAWMAYFCSSMLSIAFELADGNPAYADTAYKFFNHYIAISEAMNSLDGTGLWDETDGFYYDHLHVGGQNIPLRIRSIVGLIPLLTVDVIYERVVNQLPEFKRRVNWLKKNRKDLGSFMTFLDKSEDEGAGNGMWLLAIPTRQRLERILRYMLDENEFFSPYGIRSLSKYHEEHPFKFHLNGQDMTVRYVPGESDSVMFGGNSNWRGPIWFPLNYLILEALDRYHEFYGDTFKIECPTGSGKMMNLGQVGDELRKRLVRLFLADDEGHRPSYARGERFQNDPAWNDLVLFYEYFHGDTGRGLGANHQTGWTALVAPILEHIARRRTGGKDSRGM, encoded by the coding sequence TTGCTCGATTTTTCGATGCGGGGAGCGGAGGTCAAACGTCTCGCAGCAGAGTCCCGACACGACGCCGACAGCAACTGGAAACGCTGGGGCACCTACGTTTCCGAACGCCAGTGGGGCACCGTTCGCGAAGACTATTCGCAAGACGGCGAACCCTGGCAGCACTTTTCCCATGACGACGCCATCTGGCGCGCGTATCGCTGGGGAGAAGACGGCATCCTCGGCTGGACCGACCGCCAGTGCCGGTTGTGCTTCGCCCTCGCCATGTGGAACGGCAAAGACCCAATCATCAAGGAACGCCTGTTCGGATTGAGCGGGCCGGAAGGCAACCACGGCGAAGACGTCAAGGAGTGTTACTACTACCTCGACGCCACCCCGACGCATTCCTACGCCAAGGGGCTGTACAAGTACCCGCAGAACGAATTCCCGTATCGCCGTCTCGTCGATGAGAACCGCAACCGCAGTCGGCAGCAGCAGGAATTCGAGCTGATCGACACCGGCATCTTCGACAAAAATGAGTACTTCGACGTGTTTGTCGAGTACTGCAAAGCCGCGCCGGAAGACATTCTCATTCGCATCACGGTGGCGAATCGTTCCCCCAAGGCCGCCACACTGCACCTGTTGCCGACCTTCTGGTTCCGCAACACCTGGACGCACAAGACCACCTACGAGGAAGAGATTCCCCGTCCGTCGCTGTCGCAAGTGGATTACGAGAGCGTGCTGGCCGATCACGCCACGCTCGGACAATATCGTATCTATGCCGGGTCCGGTCCCCGCGGCGCTCGGCCCCGCTGGATCTTCACCGAGAACGACACCAACTCCGGCCGGATGAGTTCTCCCAAGGTGAAACGTCCTTACTGCAAGGACGCCTTTCATCTGTACCTGACCGAAGGCCTCAAGCGCGCCATCAACCAGCAGCCGTCGGGCACCAAGGCCGCCGCGCTGCATGTGCTGAACGTCCCCGGCAATGGCTCGGTGGAAGTCTGTTTCCGAATGTGTCCGGAAGATCACCGTCCCCGACAGCCATTCGATGAAGGTTTCGAAACCGCTTTCGAGCAGCGGCTTGCCGAGGCCGATGCCTTCTACGATTTCAAATTTGGGGCCGGTTTGACCCCCGACGAACGCCGCGTCATGCGCCAGGCCAGCGCTGGTTTGTTCTGGACGAAGCAGTTCTATTTCTATTCGATCGACGACTGGCTGAAACGGGGCCCGCAGCGTCCGCCGTTCAACAAGCAAGCGAATCTTCCGCGTAACGGCGACTGGCCGCACCTGTTCAATCGCGACATCATTTCGATGCCCGATAAATGGGAATACCCCTGGTACGCCGCGTGGGACTCTGCGTTCCACATGATTCCGTTCTCGCATCTGGACATCGACTTCGCCAAAGACCAGTTGATCATGTTCCTGCGGGAGTGGTACATGCACCCCAACGGACAGATCCCCGCCTACGAATGGAACTTCAGCGACGTCAATCCGCCGGTCCATGCCTGGGCCTGCTGGCGAACCTACCAGCGGACCGGTCCGCCAGGACAGCGGGACCGCGTCTTCCTGTCCCGCGTCTTCCAGAAGCTGCTGCTGAACTTCACCTGGTGGGTCAACCGCAAGGATGTCCGGGGACAGCACATCTTCACCGGAGGATTTCTGGGACTGGATAACATCGGGGTCTTCGACCGTTCCAAGCCGCTCCCCACAGGCGGGCACCTGGAACAGGCCGACGGCACCGCCTGGATGGCGTATTTCTGTTCGAGCATGCTGTCGATTGCGTTCGAGCTGGCGGACGGCAACCCGGCCTATGCCGATACCGCCTACAAGTTCTTCAATCACTACATCGCCATTTCCGAAGCGATGAACTCGCTCGACGGCACCGGCTTGTGGGATGAAACCGACGGTTTCTACTACGACCACCTGCACGTCGGCGGGCAGAACATCCCGTTGCGGATTCGGTCCATCGTCGGGCTGATTCCGCTGCTGACGGTCGACGTGATTTACGAACGGGTCGTCAATCAGTTGCCTGAGTTCAAACGCCGCGTCAACTGGCTGAAGAAGAACCGCAAAGACCTCGGCTCGTTCATGACGTTCCTCGATAAAAGCGAGGACGAAGGGGCCGGAAACGGCATGTGGCTGCTGGCGATTCCAACCCGTCAGCGGCTCGAGCGCATCCTGCGTTACATGCTGGATGAAAACGAGTTCTTCTCCCCCTACGGCATTCGGTCGCTGTCGAAGTACCACGAAGAGCATCCGTTCAAGTTCCACCTCAACGGACAGGACATGACGGTACGGTACGTCCCCGGCGAATCAGACAGCGTGATGTTCGGCGGGAACTCGAACTGGCGGGGACCAATCTGGTTCCCGCTCAACTATCTGATCCTGGAAGCACTCGACCGGTATCACGAGTTCTACGGCGATACCTTCAAGATCGAATGCCCGACTGGCTCAGGCAAGATGATGAACCTCGGTCAGGTGGGAGACGAACTCCGCAAACGGCTCGTCCGGTTGTTTCTGGCGGATGACGAAGGTCATCGCCCCAGCTATGCCCGCGGCGAACGTTTCCAGAACGACCCGGCCTGGAATGACCTCGTGCTGTTCTACGAGTACTTCCATGGAGACACCGGCCGCGGACTGGGAGCGAATCACCAGACCGGCTGGACCGCCCTCGTCGCACCGATCCTGGAACACATCGCCCGCCGCCGCACCGGAGGCAAGGATTCGAGAGGAATGTGA
- a CDS encoding uracil-DNA glycosylase — MAVPSRAAQQLLKDWQLAGLTHLPRAERAAPTAIPVEQTVSPTAEPDLTPSRPAVSATPAMDAMPRRPSPPVLPVTLPAPTPKNLVPSKASLAVRETKLKELSTCVAGCVRCPQLASTRTQTVFGVGNPKARVMFIGEAPGADEDRTGIPFVGRAGQLLTKIIEACGWSRDDIYICNVLRCRPPENRTPSEDEAANCREYLDGQIAIVDPEYIVCWGSCAAQNLLSTKDAIGKLRSRFFQYGRAKVLCTYHPSYLLRNPAAKKPVWEDMKLLLAEMGLTPPSA; from the coding sequence ATGGCAGTCCCTTCACGTGCGGCTCAGCAACTGTTGAAAGACTGGCAACTGGCCGGTCTCACGCATCTGCCGCGCGCCGAACGGGCTGCTCCGACTGCAATACCTGTTGAACAAACTGTTTCCCCCACTGCGGAACCCGACCTGACGCCTTCGCGGCCAGCCGTGTCTGCGACTCCTGCGATGGATGCCATGCCCCGCCGACCCAGTCCGCCTGTTTTACCTGTGACATTGCCGGCGCCGACGCCGAAGAATCTTGTCCCCAGCAAAGCCTCGCTGGCGGTGCGCGAAACAAAACTGAAAGAACTGTCGACTTGTGTCGCAGGCTGCGTGCGCTGCCCGCAGTTGGCGTCGACGAGGACGCAGACGGTCTTCGGAGTCGGCAATCCGAAGGCCCGCGTGATGTTCATCGGCGAAGCGCCCGGCGCGGACGAGGACCGGACCGGCATCCCTTTCGTCGGTCGGGCCGGGCAACTGCTGACGAAGATCATCGAAGCCTGCGGCTGGAGCCGCGACGACATCTACATCTGCAATGTGCTTCGCTGTCGTCCGCCGGAAAACCGCACGCCGAGTGAAGACGAAGCGGCCAATTGCCGGGAATACCTCGACGGTCAAATTGCCATTGTTGATCCCGAGTACATCGTCTGCTGGGGATCGTGCGCGGCGCAGAATCTGCTTTCGACCAAAGACGCCATCGGCAAGCTGCGCAGCCGGTTCTTTCAGTATGGCCGCGCGAAGGTGCTGTGTACCTACCACCCGTCGTACCTGCTGCGAAACCCGGCCGCGAAGAAGCCGGTGTGGGAAGATATGAAACTGCTGCTGGCGGAGATGGGACTGACGCCGCCGAGTGCGTAA
- a CDS encoding phosphopantothenoylcysteine decarboxylase domain-containing protein yields MRVLVTAGPTREYLDDVRYLSNASSGRMGYAIVQAGIQLGWDVVLVSGPVDLAPPQGCEFHAVMTTAQMRDAALKLFPGCDGVIAAAAVCDYKPKERISGKLSKTGGPITLEMIETDDVLAELGRNKEHRWVVGFALEAQNPRENALQKLRRKNCDWIVLNAPSAIGSETNECEFLGPTGDTLAAWSGSKAEVAGGLVGWIEGQKELGVRS; encoded by the coding sequence ATGCGCGTGCTTGTGACGGCCGGGCCGACCCGGGAATATCTGGATGATGTGCGTTACCTGTCGAACGCGAGCAGCGGGCGGATGGGGTATGCCATCGTGCAGGCGGGGATACAGCTCGGCTGGGACGTAGTGCTGGTGAGCGGTCCGGTCGATCTCGCGCCGCCGCAGGGATGTGAATTCCACGCCGTGATGACGACCGCCCAGATGCGGGACGCCGCTCTGAAACTGTTCCCCGGTTGCGACGGCGTCATCGCCGCTGCCGCGGTCTGCGATTACAAGCCGAAAGAACGGATCTCCGGCAAGCTCTCGAAAACCGGCGGCCCGATCACGCTCGAAATGATCGAAACCGATGACGTGCTGGCGGAGCTTGGCCGGAATAAAGAGCATCGCTGGGTCGTCGGCTTCGCGCTGGAAGCACAAAACCCCCGTGAGAACGCGCTGCAAAAGCTCCGTCGCAAAAATTGCGACTGGATCGTCCTCAACGCCCCCTCCGCCATCGGCTCGGAGACGAACGAGTGCGAATTCCTCGGCCCCACCGGAGACACGCTCGCCGCCTGGTCCGGATCAAAGGCCGAGGTGGCAGGGGGGTTGGTAGGATGGATTGAGGGGCAAAAGGAGTTAGGAGTTAGGAGTTAG